The Echinicola rosea genome has a segment encoding these proteins:
- a CDS encoding deoxycytidylate deaminase, which produces MSKPDFDDIFMELAVNLAKRSHCIKKHVGAVLTKETRIISIGYNGPPSGTHNCDEEFPESGCSRDSKGSCSLAIHAEQNAILYAVKNNASVEGSTLYVTLAPCLACARIIYSMGVAKVVYMYSYAEYKGLPFDEGVEFLKKFGVEVERYDKEIVYEDHLI; this is translated from the coding sequence ATGAGCAAACCTGATTTTGATGATATTTTTATGGAACTGGCCGTTAACTTGGCCAAAAGATCACACTGCATTAAGAAGCATGTCGGGGCTGTCCTGACCAAGGAGACAAGAATTATCTCTATCGGATACAATGGACCTCCTTCAGGTACGCATAATTGTGATGAGGAATTTCCCGAAAGCGGTTGTAGCAGAGATAGCAAGGGGAGCTGTTCTTTGGCCATCCATGCCGAACAAAATGCCATTCTGTATGCCGTTAAAAACAATGCTTCTGTAGAAGGGTCTACGTTATATGTAACCTTGGCGCCCTGTCTGGCATGTGCTAGGATTATTTATAGCATGGGAGTGGCCAAGGTAGTGTATATGTATTCCTATGCCGAGTATAAAGGTTTGCCCTTTGATGAAGGCGTAGAGTTCCTAAAGAAATTCGGAGTGGAAGTGGAGCGTTACGATAAGGAGATTGTTTACGAAGATCATCTTATTTAA
- the murB gene encoding UDP-N-acetylmuramate dehydrogenase codes for MNIQENISLKPYNTFQIDKNARFFVEAHSIEDIIEALKVARDQSLPVLILGGGSNVLLTKDIFALVIKINIKGIEVFRENDTHVWVKVGAGEVWHDFVLHAIDQHWAGIENLSLIPGTVGASPMQNIGAYGAEIQEVFDHLEAINRTSLETETIGKEACKFGYRESIFKNVARDQYIITHVTYKLSKEPTFNISYGAIQSTLDEMGRKENAYTLRDISDAVIKIRQEKLPDPQKLGNAGSFFKNPVISESQFEQLKQLYPEIPFYPQEKGIKIPAAWLLENAGWKGKTFGNVGVHKKQPLVLVNYGDGDGAAIKALANKIQRDIKERFDIDLHPEVNFI; via the coding sequence ATGAATATACAAGAAAACATTTCTTTAAAACCATACAACACTTTTCAAATTGACAAAAATGCCAGGTTTTTTGTAGAGGCACATTCAATAGAAGACATAATAGAAGCGCTAAAGGTGGCCCGAGACCAAAGCCTTCCCGTGCTTATTCTTGGAGGAGGCAGCAATGTCCTATTGACGAAAGATATATTTGCGCTGGTGATAAAAATCAATATCAAAGGAATCGAAGTCTTTAGAGAAAATGACACACACGTCTGGGTGAAAGTCGGTGCTGGTGAGGTATGGCATGATTTTGTCCTCCATGCGATCGACCAGCATTGGGCTGGAATTGAGAACCTTTCTCTTATCCCGGGCACCGTGGGGGCATCTCCGATGCAAAACATCGGTGCGTATGGGGCAGAAATCCAAGAAGTCTTTGACCACTTGGAAGCTATCAACAGGACCAGTTTGGAAACCGAAACCATCGGAAAGGAAGCATGTAAGTTTGGATACCGCGAGAGTATTTTCAAAAACGTGGCCCGTGACCAGTACATTATCACTCATGTAACCTATAAGCTCTCCAAAGAACCGACGTTCAATATAAGTTACGGTGCCATCCAATCCACTTTAGATGAGATGGGCCGGAAAGAAAATGCCTATACACTAAGGGATATCAGCGATGCCGTCATCAAAATCAGACAAGAAAAGCTTCCAGATCCTCAAAAACTGGGCAATGCCGGCAGTTTCTTCAAAAACCCCGTGATTTCGGAATCACAATTTGAACAACTGAAGCAACTTTATCCGGAGATCCCCTTCTATCCACAGGAAAAGGGCATAAAAATCCCTGCTGCTTGGCTGCTCGAAAATGCAGGATGGAAAGGCAAAACGTTTGGCAATGTGGGTGTCCATAAAAAGCAACCTCTTGTCCTGGTAAATTATGGTGATGGTGACGGCGCAGCGATCAAGGCCCTGGCAAACAAAATCCAACGGGACATAAAAGAGCGATTTGATATTGACCTCCACCCGGAAGTCAACTTTATTTAA
- a CDS encoding polysaccharide pyruvyl transferase family protein produces MKTRILITHISQTLNYGSAMMALNLISRMKPLLPDTEIYCECDDYNLDRLKAGTGVHDLKKFDALFNTKLTPITKVKRYIFGSDESIKKITDNFDILIVLGGDDLSETYKKGALLKGSVYKSINKKCKVILAGQSFGPFFGSTRTMVKNFYKDISIITRDDNSYEFSKSLGIKKLVKSRDLAMMTLPNQKEFGKILENYPDLHPDKYITMVPSGLWHKYTEDKEGYIKTWKKLILNLTKRFPDFKFVILGHVLAPAKSDDRFVIKEIEKSMDQKEKENLIFITDAIQPAEARQVLGGSFMVITGRMHAAVSTFFMRKPAISLAYSEKYAGVIGRGLALPDLIVESRNQTWGDQSPLLEEVDKKITYVEENYDQLTTKIDSKMEECTALVEDQINFIVKEILEFQKLPA; encoded by the coding sequence ATGAAGACAAGAATTCTTATTACCCACATCTCCCAAACACTCAATTACGGAAGTGCAATGATGGCTTTAAATCTTATTAGCCGGATGAAACCATTACTTCCAGATACTGAAATTTATTGTGAATGTGATGACTACAATTTGGACAGGCTTAAGGCAGGTACCGGTGTTCATGACCTGAAAAAATTCGACGCATTGTTCAACACCAAATTAACCCCCATCACCAAAGTAAAACGCTATATTTTCGGCAGCGATGAGTCCATAAAAAAAATCACAGACAATTTCGATATCCTCATCGTGTTGGGAGGGGATGACCTTTCTGAAACTTACAAGAAAGGAGCTTTGCTAAAGGGATCAGTTTACAAGTCTATTAACAAAAAATGTAAGGTAATCCTAGCTGGACAATCATTCGGACCGTTTTTTGGCTCCACAAGAACCATGGTGAAGAACTTCTATAAAGATATCAGCATAATCACCCGAGACGATAACAGCTATGAATTTTCCAAAAGTCTGGGCATAAAGAAACTCGTGAAAAGCAGGGATCTAGCCATGATGACTTTGCCAAATCAAAAGGAATTTGGAAAAATACTTGAAAATTATCCTGACCTACATCCTGACAAGTATATCACCATGGTTCCTTCAGGACTTTGGCATAAATATACGGAGGACAAAGAGGGCTATATAAAAACCTGGAAGAAACTAATTCTAAATCTTACAAAACGATTCCCCGACTTCAAGTTTGTAATCCTGGGACATGTACTGGCACCTGCTAAATCAGATGACCGCTTTGTGATCAAGGAAATCGAGAAAAGCATGGACCAAAAAGAGAAGGAAAACCTCATCTTCATCACAGATGCCATTCAGCCAGCAGAAGCGAGGCAGGTCCTTGGCGGAAGCTTCATGGTCATTACCGGTCGTATGCATGCTGCCGTTTCCACATTCTTTATGAGAAAACCAGCAATTTCTTTGGCATATAGTGAAAAGTATGCGGGCGTTATTGGCAGAGGCTTAGCACTACCTGACCTTATCGTCGAATCCAGAAATCAAACATGGGGTGATCAATCTCCACTACTGGAAGAAGTTGACAAAAAAATAACCTATGTCGAAGAAAATTACGATCAATTGACCACTAAGATTGACAGTAAAATGGAAGAATGTACAGCCTTAGTTGAAGACCAAATCAATTTTATTGTTAAAGAGATTCTTGAATTCCAAAAACTCCCAGCATAA
- a CDS encoding polysaccharide biosynthesis/export family protein, whose translation MKQIRNFTIFCLISLLSFSCISNKKLIYLQEQDADKMVATSGDLKVHKYEDYKLQLNDVLDVNIRTTSPELNLLFNDSDAASNSNAMRGGLADGGDVYFMTGYTIDDEGFIELPVIGNLKVVGLTIEAAKTLVEEEVKNYVNSDSDYFVRVRLGGMRYSALGEFNNPGKYTILQNRVTIFEAIANAGEMTTVANRHEVSLIRQYPEGSKVYKINLLDERIMESDLYFLRPNDLIYAEPMKVRELGTGATFVQTFQLLVTTLTLGVLIYNATNNN comes from the coding sequence ATGAAACAAATAAGAAACTTTACGATTTTCTGCTTGATCAGCCTGTTATCCTTTAGTTGTATATCCAACAAGAAATTGATCTATCTACAAGAACAGGATGCTGATAAAATGGTAGCTACTTCAGGCGACTTGAAGGTGCATAAGTACGAGGATTACAAATTGCAACTCAATGATGTGCTTGATGTAAATATCAGAACCACCAGCCCAGAGCTCAATTTACTTTTCAATGATTCGGACGCCGCATCAAACAGCAATGCCATGCGAGGAGGACTTGCTGATGGTGGAGACGTTTATTTTATGACGGGGTACACGATTGATGATGAGGGCTTCATAGAACTTCCCGTCATCGGAAATCTCAAGGTCGTAGGCCTTACTATAGAAGCGGCTAAAACATTGGTAGAAGAAGAAGTGAAAAATTATGTCAATTCAGACTCTGATTACTTTGTCCGTGTTCGATTAGGAGGAATGAGGTACAGTGCATTGGGGGAATTCAACAATCCTGGCAAATACACCATTCTACAAAACAGGGTGACCATTTTCGAGGCCATTGCCAATGCTGGGGAAATGACCACCGTCGCCAATCGTCATGAGGTCTCCCTCATCCGACAGTATCCCGAAGGATCCAAAGTATATAAAATCAACCTATTGGACGAAAGAATCATGGAGTCCGATTTGTATTTTTTACGCCCAAATGACCTCATATACGCAGAGCCAATGAAAGTAAGGGAACTAGGAACGGGAGCTACTTTCGTCCAAACCTTCCAGTTACTTGTCACCACCCTTACACTTGGCGTGTTGATCTATAATGCCACCAATAACAACTAA
- a CDS encoding GNAT family N-acetyltransferase yields MTTSTISKTFIGNCVFDILKDTDFQQGWDELYETTRWATVFQKRKFVEAWYIANQENITPILLTVFEGKELIGLLALTTGKADGELKKNSPLKITGAGKFDAEYQTWLVKDGYNETFVKNGFEALFNEFPQCKLSLRFIPDASIVGPLKSVTSITEKHTVLHSHHRPLMDFSLVEEQKLFRKRHLKAKYNRIHRAGKVEFIKVTDPNEFVQVLNEILVYLDFRQAAMFNKLPSKSNPNRNKFLIDLFQKDLLHVTALKLDGETISSIIGMKGKGWMHLAGLISYSPFHSKHSPGLVHLYMLGKMLQDEGYQKFDLTPGYDGYKERLSTSGDEVIELHLSKNIKYGIKKFLRKNLHHTLVKFDIRPMTFELNVKKKIYLIKEKTKGITKSIFSSDKSNPTTSFPSEQFNLSVNKNCISDLLKYNDKSAAQSRWEFLEKAFILVSKGAEFYSVSDDSRLLASIWIAPSDQQTDEHKTSLLITDSYFHTAYRKHKPALESYVIERESKSSPSNKPSSDHENS; encoded by the coding sequence ATGACAACATCAACAATTTCGAAAACATTCATTGGGAATTGCGTTTTTGACATCCTTAAGGATACCGATTTCCAACAAGGATGGGACGAGCTTTACGAAACTACAAGGTGGGCCACGGTCTTTCAGAAAAGGAAGTTTGTAGAGGCTTGGTATATTGCTAACCAAGAAAATATCACTCCTATTCTGCTTACCGTATTTGAAGGAAAGGAATTGATCGGGCTATTAGCCCTGACGACAGGTAAAGCGGACGGGGAACTAAAGAAAAACAGCCCTTTAAAAATTACTGGAGCTGGAAAATTTGACGCAGAATACCAAACCTGGCTAGTAAAAGATGGCTATAACGAGACATTTGTCAAAAATGGTTTTGAAGCACTTTTTAATGAATTCCCCCAATGCAAGCTGAGCCTCAGGTTTATACCTGACGCTTCTATTGTTGGGCCATTAAAATCAGTAACCTCGATCACAGAGAAACATACGGTTTTACATAGCCACCATCGACCTTTGATGGACTTTTCACTGGTCGAAGAACAAAAGCTATTTCGAAAAAGACACCTCAAGGCTAAATACAACCGTATCCATCGCGCCGGAAAAGTAGAATTCATTAAAGTCACTGATCCAAATGAGTTTGTACAAGTATTGAATGAAATTCTTGTGTACTTGGATTTCAGACAGGCCGCTATGTTCAATAAACTTCCTTCAAAATCCAACCCGAACCGAAACAAGTTTTTAATCGATTTGTTCCAAAAGGATCTTCTTCATGTGACAGCCTTAAAACTTGACGGGGAAACCATTTCATCCATCATCGGGATGAAGGGGAAAGGATGGATGCATTTGGCTGGATTGATCAGCTATTCTCCATTTCATTCAAAGCATTCCCCTGGATTGGTCCATTTATACATGCTTGGAAAAATGCTCCAAGACGAAGGTTACCAGAAATTTGACCTTACTCCTGGATACGATGGATACAAAGAACGATTGTCCACCAGTGGAGATGAAGTAATAGAACTGCACTTAAGTAAAAACATCAAATATGGTATTAAAAAATTCCTGAGAAAGAACCTACACCATACCTTGGTCAAGTTTGATATACGGCCGATGACGTTTGAATTAAACGTAAAGAAAAAAATATACCTGATCAAGGAAAAAACGAAAGGAATCACCAAATCGATCTTCTCATCGGACAAATCAAATCCAACCACCTCATTCCCCTCTGAACAATTCAATCTGTCCGTTAACAAAAACTGCATCAGCGATTTACTTAAGTACAATGATAAAAGCGCTGCTCAATCGAGATGGGAATTTTTAGAAAAGGCCTTTATCCTTGTGAGCAAAGGTGCTGAGTTTTACTCTGTTTCTGATGACTCCCGTCTTTTGGCCAGTATCTGGATAGCACCAAGTGATCAACAAACCGACGAGCATAAAACCTCTCTGCTTATTACGGATAGTTATTTTCACACCGCTTATAGGAAGCATAAACCAGCACTTGAAAGCTACGTAATCGAACGTGAATCCAAATCCTCTCCATCAAATAAACCATCCTCAGATCATGAAAATTCTTAA
- a CDS encoding GumC family protein, translating to MSNNEFEYYSEGSNDTFDFKELFSKYLRYWPIILLSMVVFGAAAYFFNQTQPSEYKVSGKLLIEEDMQRGNILNLTNMPQDYNNTLINKMANDGHQLKSYNLANEVLDMMDFDVEYYEEGTFKDQEIYQSSPIKVEVDWNHPQLTENKFKIEWKSADNFVLSYISPEYTLDTPSDGKLTPIEINTTPKAFPFNRWIETAHARIKVIPIDTKAPGSIKVTLRNRKSLLAQYTGENLTIAPMDAMSSILNISLITTVPEKGADYVNKLLETFLDNSLEEKNLQARKTVDFIDNQINGVSDTLSTIENKLQSFRSKNKTYNIGTEGSSIFQKITELESELNQETFKNDYYKNLQSYLSREDYSDIILPSGIGIEDPILNKLIQDLILLQSERSQYLATQTASAPNVKEVSKKIEDLNKSINEVLKNTINNSDRLVSSLQNRLYKLESEFKKLPSTEQDLLRIQRSFTLNENIYTFLMQRRAEAAISMVSTTAPDKIMESAKPSYIPLPLKPLTNYIIGIALGFILPVLIISIMIFTNVKIKDKKELEAKLNNPVLTSVGHNSNKNNLVVLNKNKSSIAEAFRSLRTNLTFIVPKEEKITIAITSSIAGEGKSFTSMNLASAYSIAEKKTILVGCDLHKPKLFNDFKVSNAVGLSTYLSKQVNDVNAVIQKSPFPNLDLMVAGPTPPNPAELLIGAQFETMIEELKEKYDVIIFDTPPIGLTSETLAVLKMVNVTLCVIRHNYSNRSFIEDINNLKDKKGFRNIYTVFNDVPSKELNYGGYGYGYYSDDKNKSGMINKIFKGGRGRAAV from the coding sequence ATGAGCAACAACGAATTCGAATATTATTCTGAGGGAAGCAACGATACTTTTGACTTCAAGGAATTATTCTCAAAATACTTGAGATACTGGCCGATTATCCTATTATCAATGGTCGTATTTGGTGCAGCTGCCTATTTCTTCAATCAAACACAACCATCAGAATATAAGGTCAGTGGGAAATTGCTAATTGAGGAAGACATGCAAAGGGGCAATATCCTCAACCTGACGAACATGCCTCAAGATTATAACAATACCCTTATAAACAAAATGGCCAATGACGGCCACCAACTAAAGTCCTATAACCTTGCCAACGAAGTACTGGACATGATGGATTTTGATGTAGAATACTACGAAGAGGGAACTTTTAAAGACCAAGAAATTTATCAATCTTCCCCCATAAAGGTAGAAGTGGACTGGAATCATCCGCAACTAACTGAAAACAAGTTCAAAATCGAGTGGAAAAGCGCCGACAATTTTGTGCTCAGTTATATCAGTCCTGAATATACCTTGGACACTCCAAGTGACGGAAAACTGACACCAATCGAAATTAATACGACCCCTAAGGCATTCCCCTTCAACAGGTGGATAGAAACGGCTCACGCTAGAATCAAGGTGATCCCTATAGACACCAAAGCACCTGGATCAATCAAAGTAACGCTTAGAAACAGAAAAAGTCTATTAGCTCAATATACCGGAGAAAACCTCACCATAGCACCTATGGACGCCATGAGCTCCATCCTGAATATCTCTTTGATCACTACCGTTCCAGAAAAGGGCGCAGACTATGTCAACAAGTTGCTGGAAACTTTTCTGGACAATTCATTAGAAGAGAAAAACCTCCAAGCCAGAAAGACAGTCGATTTTATAGATAACCAAATCAACGGCGTATCGGATACTTTATCGACCATAGAGAACAAACTACAATCGTTCAGGAGCAAGAACAAAACTTACAATATCGGAACAGAAGGAAGCTCGATTTTCCAAAAAATCACAGAGCTCGAGTCTGAATTGAATCAGGAGACCTTCAAAAACGATTATTATAAAAATCTACAGAGCTACCTTTCTCGAGAAGACTACAGTGATATCATCCTTCCATCTGGGATAGGGATAGAAGATCCCATCTTGAACAAATTAATTCAGGATTTGATCCTTCTTCAGTCAGAACGTTCTCAGTATCTCGCCACCCAAACGGCCTCAGCTCCAAACGTAAAAGAAGTCAGCAAAAAAATAGAAGACCTCAACAAGTCTATTAATGAAGTATTGAAAAACACCATCAATAACTCAGACAGGCTGGTTTCCAGTCTTCAGAATAGGCTATATAAACTGGAAAGTGAGTTTAAAAAACTACCCTCTACTGAGCAAGACCTATTGAGAATTCAGCGGTCATTTACGCTAAATGAAAATATCTATACCTTCCTGATGCAAAGAAGGGCTGAAGCGGCCATATCAATGGTCTCTACTACCGCTCCAGATAAGATCATGGAAAGTGCGAAACCTTCGTATATACCACTTCCGCTTAAACCACTTACGAATTATATTATAGGCATTGCTTTAGGTTTTATTCTTCCTGTATTGATCATCAGCATCATGATCTTCACCAATGTAAAAATTAAGGATAAGAAAGAACTAGAAGCCAAACTCAACAACCCTGTACTAACGTCAGTGGGTCACAACAGCAATAAAAACAACTTAGTCGTACTTAACAAGAACAAGTCTTCCATTGCAGAGGCGTTCAGGTCGCTCCGTACCAATCTGACATTTATCGTCCCGAAAGAAGAAAAGATCACCATCGCGATCACATCATCCATCGCAGGAGAAGGAAAGAGTTTTACGTCCATGAACCTGGCATCTGCCTATTCGATTGCCGAAAAGAAAACCATACTAGTAGGCTGCGACTTGCATAAACCTAAACTATTCAATGACTTTAAGGTCAGCAACGCCGTTGGATTATCTACTTACCTCAGCAAACAGGTAAATGATGTCAATGCCGTCATACAAAAATCCCCTTTCCCAAACCTGGACTTGATGGTAGCGGGCCCTACCCCCCCTAACCCTGCCGAGCTGCTCATAGGAGCCCAGTTTGAGACCATGATAGAGGAACTTAAAGAAAAATACGATGTGATCATTTTTGACACTCCTCCTATAGGCCTCACCAGTGAGACACTTGCGGTACTCAAAATGGTCAATGTCACCTTATGTGTCATCAGGCATAACTATAGCAATCGAAGCTTTATAGAAGATATCAATAACCTAAAGGATAAAAAAGGTTTCAGAAACATCTACACCGTGTTCAATGATGTTCCTTCCAAAGAACTTAATTACGGTGGATATGGCTATGGATATTATTCCGATGACAAGAATAAGTCCGGTATGATCAACAAAATATTCAAAGGAGGAAGAGGAAGGGCTGCTGTTTAG
- a CDS encoding glycosyltransferase family 2 protein, producing MFSVVIPLYNKEENITRTLASVREQTFTDFEIVIVNDGSTDKSVEKVAEIVDDRIKLYHKKNGGVSDARNYGIKKSNNRYIAFMDADDLWKPNYLEEMAKLIQEYPEAGMYNCAHSTIYKGKTYDMNHDINKGIIENYFATSLKYVIAWTSATIVPKDVFDKVGGFPVGMISGEDVYTWAKIAIQYPVAFHPAALTIYIKQDESIIHRSNKKDHCEEAWQDLYQKDNNDANKYIAMKAILKGTRYAWGGFLSESRKIEKDFKYIMDYPDVEHKWKKLYLLNRTPSFVKKLIIEYKQTLAKSKKSSS from the coding sequence ATGTTCAGTGTAGTCATTCCTTTATATAACAAAGAAGAAAACATCACCCGAACCTTAGCGTCAGTACGGGAACAGACCTTTACGGATTTTGAAATAGTAATTGTAAACGATGGTTCTACCGATAAAAGTGTTGAAAAAGTAGCGGAAATTGTAGACGACAGGATAAAGCTGTACCATAAAAAAAACGGCGGAGTTTCGGATGCCAGAAATTATGGAATCAAAAAATCCAATAATCGATATATCGCCTTTATGGATGCCGATGACTTATGGAAGCCAAATTATCTTGAAGAAATGGCAAAACTCATACAGGAGTATCCTGAAGCTGGAATGTACAATTGTGCCCACTCCACTATATATAAGGGAAAAACTTATGACATGAACCATGATATCAATAAAGGTATCATAGAGAATTATTTCGCGACATCGCTTAAATATGTCATTGCGTGGACCAGTGCAACAATTGTCCCGAAAGATGTCTTTGATAAAGTAGGAGGATTTCCAGTGGGAATGATTTCAGGGGAAGATGTATATACCTGGGCAAAGATAGCCATTCAATATCCAGTAGCCTTCCACCCAGCTGCACTCACCATTTATATCAAACAGGACGAGTCTATTATCCACAGAAGCAATAAAAAAGACCACTGTGAAGAAGCATGGCAGGATCTCTATCAAAAAGACAATAATGACGCAAACAAATACATAGCCATGAAAGCAATTCTAAAAGGCACACGCTATGCTTGGGGTGGCTTTTTATCAGAGAGCAGAAAAATAGAAAAGGATTTTAAATACATAATGGACTATCCGGATGTCGAGCACAAATGGAAGAAGCTCTATTTGCTGAACAGAACTCCCAGTTTTGTAAAGAAACTAATTATAGAGTATAAACAAACATTGGCTAAGTCAAAAAAATCATCATCATGA
- a CDS encoding oligosaccharide flippase family protein, translated as MQTKSFKNQFPKNLTMNILSFVVNIIIGLWLVPYLIKYMGPAAYGLVPLAMVFTEYISVITVSINGAITRFITIDIQKENWLSANKTFNTALFAMLAIILVQVPLLSYVTADVTSIFEVPEELVYDTYYLFAFTFLGYLISLLSSIFSTSMYAYNRLDLRKVVDLSRIVLRVVTIIICFTVFEPSLKFVGLANLIGALTAFIYAVSNWAKLTPQLRISIKDFRFPILKKLVSMGGWLIVNQIGFLLFLKVDIFVVNKFFGAEATGKYSAVLQWNVLIRTMAGVLSNLIGPMLLISFAKNKIDDVIRIAKMGVKFLAIGVGLMTGIICGFSDQLLSLWLGPEYAIYAGLMIIMLCHLVINLGVLPLFQINTSLNKVKIPGLFTGGFGILNLLLAIVFVKVFGFGFWGVALAGAIAVTAKNGIFTPIYASHILNISKTTFYKPLMEGLILFLFTYLISFITNSFVPISNWFMMTISGALVFVLVAISTWFVLLSETDKDMIGSTIVPKLEKITKKFS; from the coding sequence ATGCAAACTAAATCTTTTAAAAACCAATTCCCTAAGAACTTAACAATGAACATCTTATCCTTCGTTGTTAACATCATCATAGGGTTATGGCTGGTTCCATACTTAATTAAATATATGGGACCGGCTGCATATGGTTTAGTGCCATTGGCCATGGTTTTCACGGAATACATCAGTGTTATTACCGTTTCGATAAATGGAGCCATCACTAGATTTATAACCATTGATATACAAAAGGAAAATTGGCTGAGTGCCAACAAAACGTTCAACACCGCGTTGTTTGCAATGTTGGCTATTATATTGGTACAAGTTCCGCTTTTGTCTTATGTGACAGCTGACGTAACTTCTATTTTTGAAGTACCAGAGGAGCTTGTTTATGACACTTACTATTTATTTGCATTTACCTTTCTTGGGTACCTGATATCGCTACTCAGCAGTATCTTCAGTACTTCCATGTATGCTTACAACAGACTGGATCTTAGGAAGGTTGTGGATCTAAGTAGAATCGTATTACGTGTTGTAACCATCATCATTTGTTTTACGGTATTCGAGCCATCCTTGAAATTTGTGGGGCTGGCAAACTTAATAGGTGCACTTACTGCTTTCATATACGCCGTATCCAATTGGGCTAAGTTAACACCTCAATTAAGAATATCGATTAAAGACTTCCGGTTTCCTATTCTAAAAAAACTGGTAAGTATGGGGGGATGGCTAATCGTCAATCAAATTGGCTTTTTATTGTTTTTAAAGGTTGATATTTTTGTCGTAAATAAGTTCTTTGGGGCGGAAGCTACTGGTAAATATTCCGCTGTCCTGCAGTGGAATGTACTTATCAGGACCATGGCTGGTGTATTAAGCAACTTGATTGGCCCTATGCTTCTTATCTCCTTTGCCAAGAACAAAATTGACGACGTTATCCGAATTGCCAAAATGGGAGTCAAGTTTCTAGCAATAGGCGTGGGATTGATGACCGGTATTATCTGCGGTTTTTCCGACCAATTGCTATCGCTTTGGCTTGGTCCTGAATATGCTATTTACGCTGGACTAATGATCATAATGCTTTGTCATTTGGTAATCAATTTGGGAGTTCTTCCACTATTCCAGATCAATACATCGCTAAATAAAGTGAAAATACCTGGCCTTTTCACTGGGGGCTTCGGTATATTAAATTTACTTTTGGCGATTGTATTTGTTAAAGTTTTCGGTTTTGGCTTTTGGGGTGTTGCCTTGGCGGGAGCTATTGCTGTAACCGCCAAAAACGGCATATTTACACCTATCTATGCCAGTCATATTTTAAACATCAGTAAAACAACATTTTATAAGCCTCTTATGGAAGGACTGATCCTGTTTTTGTTTACCTACCTTATTTCTTTTATTACCAATAGCTTTGTACCCATCTCCAATTGGTTTATGATGACTATCTCAGGTGCTTTAGTTTTTGTACTGGTCGCAATTTCCACTTGGTTTGTTTTATTAAGCGAAACTGACAAGGACATGATCGGTTCTACTATTGTTCCTAAACTAGAAAAGATCACTAAAAAATTCTCTTAA